In one window of Deinococcus sonorensis KR-87 DNA:
- a CDS encoding glycoside hydrolase family 2 protein, whose translation MTLLHPTPQFRRDAWFSLSGTWQFAFDDQLAWQAPDQPEFNLSIEVPFPPESEASGIHDTGFHPSVWYRKEVWTPPRPNNGTHRLRLHFGAVDYEACVWVNGQLVVRHQGGHTPFHADLPGDIGDHFVVVVQATDDPHDLAKPRGKQDWQLEPHEIWYPRTTGIWQEVWLEWVPEVSISRLQWTPHVPRWEVELEASVHGPQMAGLQLYVELSLDGETLSRDHYSVPNTGLQRGEVRRRIGFPDGGIDDARNSLLWSPEHPQLIGAVVELRVGDRVLDRVESYTALRSAGVDQQHFLLNGQPYPLRLVLDQGYWPHSLMTATNDELRQDVELTRMLGFNGARKHQKIEDPRWLYWCDVLGLLVWEELPSAYRFNPEATSRLSREWTEAIERDRSHPCIVAWVPFNESWGVPDLPHADEHRQLVRALYHLTRALDQSRPVIGNDGWESVVTDIIGVHDYSQKPQTLTTRYGTPEATARSVAEVRPGRRRIALNADGPAAPVVLSEFGGVAYSPSGDRGWGYQRSADAPSLQRQYTALLEAIHACKGLAGFCYTQLTDTFQEKNGLLYEDRSAKVPLAVLAQANRGERDPAEQDRDPEMDPMGYSRRWRERQALLAAQKQEQTPASAD comes from the coding sequence GTGACCCTGTTACACCCCACGCCACAGTTCCGCCGTGATGCCTGGTTTTCCCTCTCCGGGACGTGGCAGTTCGCATTTGACGATCAGCTGGCCTGGCAGGCGCCAGACCAACCGGAATTCAATCTGTCCATCGAGGTTCCGTTCCCGCCAGAGAGTGAAGCCAGCGGCATTCACGACACCGGGTTTCACCCCTCGGTGTGGTACCGCAAAGAAGTCTGGACGCCGCCCCGCCCGAACAACGGCACCCATCGCCTGCGGCTGCACTTCGGAGCCGTGGACTACGAGGCCTGTGTCTGGGTGAACGGCCAGCTGGTCGTGCGCCACCAGGGCGGCCATACCCCGTTTCACGCCGACCTGCCGGGCGACATCGGCGACCACTTCGTGGTGGTGGTCCAGGCGACCGACGACCCGCACGATCTGGCCAAGCCGCGCGGCAAACAGGACTGGCAGCTGGAACCGCACGAGATCTGGTACCCGCGGACCACCGGCATCTGGCAGGAAGTCTGGCTGGAGTGGGTGCCGGAAGTTTCGATCAGCCGACTGCAGTGGACCCCCCACGTGCCGCGCTGGGAGGTCGAGCTGGAAGCCAGCGTGCACGGGCCGCAGATGGCTGGGCTGCAGCTGTACGTGGAGCTGTCGCTCGACGGTGAGACGCTCTCCCGCGACCACTACAGCGTGCCGAACACCGGCCTGCAGCGCGGCGAGGTGCGGCGGCGTATTGGCTTCCCGGACGGCGGCATCGACGACGCCCGCAACTCGCTGCTGTGGAGTCCGGAACACCCGCAGCTGATCGGGGCTGTGGTGGAGCTGCGGGTGGGCGACCGGGTGCTCGACCGGGTGGAGAGCTACACCGCGCTGCGCTCGGCGGGCGTGGACCAGCAGCACTTCCTGCTGAACGGCCAGCCGTATCCCCTGCGGCTGGTGCTGGATCAGGGCTACTGGCCGCACAGCCTGATGACCGCCACCAACGACGAGCTGCGGCAGGACGTGGAGCTGACCCGGATGCTCGGCTTCAACGGCGCGCGCAAGCACCAGAAGATTGAGGACCCGCGCTGGCTGTACTGGTGCGACGTGCTGGGCCTGCTGGTCTGGGAGGAGCTGCCCAGCGCCTACCGCTTCAACCCGGAGGCCACCAGCCGCCTGAGCCGCGAGTGGACCGAGGCGATCGAGCGGGACCGCTCACACCCCTGCATCGTGGCGTGGGTGCCGTTCAACGAGTCCTGGGGCGTGCCGGACCTCCCGCACGCCGATGAGCACCGCCAGCTGGTGCGGGCGCTGTACCACCTGACCCGCGCGCTGGACCAGAGCCGCCCGGTGATCGGCAACGACGGCTGGGAATCGGTGGTCACCGACATCATCGGCGTCCACGACTACAGCCAGAAGCCGCAGACCCTGACCACGCGCTACGGCACCCCGGAAGCCACCGCCCGTTCGGTGGCGGAAGTGCGGCCGGGTCGCCGGCGCATCGCGCTCAACGCCGACGGCCCGGCGGCCCCGGTGGTCCTGAGCGAGTTCGGCGGCGTGGCCTACAGTCCCAGCGGCGACCGCGGCTGGGGGTACCAGCGCAGCGCCGACGCCCCTTCACTGCAGCGCCAGTACACAGCGCTGCTGGAGGCGATCCACGCCTGCAAGGGGCTGGCCGGCTTCTGCTACACCCAGCTGACCGACACCTTCCAGGAGAAAAACGGCCTGCTGTATGAGGACCGCAGCGCCAAAGTCCCGCTCGCGGTCCTGGCCCAGGCGAACCGCGGCGAGCGTGATCCGGCCGAGCAGGACCGCGACCCAGAAATGGATCCGATGGGCTACAGCCGGCGCTGGCGCGAGCGGCAGGCGCTGCTCGCCGCCCAGAAGCAGGAGCAGACACCGGCATCCGCCGATTGA
- a CDS encoding cation:proton antiporter: MTPFQLISLVVSVTALLSFINRRYLRLPTTIGVTLAGLAVSVLLLGLVGLQVPAAETVVKVLGTFKFNDVLFQGLLSFLLFAGALSLNTGELFRQRTAVLTFALVSTALSIVLVGALVYGLLHLVGLGVSWPFALLFGAIISPTDPVAVLDLLKRAKVPARLEALVAGESLFNDGIGVVAFAVIAAIASGAGHASPTPLAVAGLFAQEALGGVLFGAVLGYLAYLLLRQVDDYVVEVLITLAVVTGGYALADLLHLSGPLAMVVAGLLIGQLNDRGVLSDTSKPHFDGFWHLTDEILNTGLFVLIALEVVAVSFSPLTLLLGLACVPIVLFSRAVSVQLPLSLLGRRYSFSPFTAQVMTWGGLRGGIAVALAFSVPPGPQHDIFLVLTYVVVVFSIVVQGLTMGRLARRAAGALPESAA; the protein is encoded by the coding sequence ATGACTCCCTTTCAGCTGATCTCGCTGGTGGTGAGCGTCACCGCCCTGCTGAGTTTCATCAACCGACGTTACCTGCGCCTGCCCACCACCATCGGCGTGACGCTGGCGGGGCTGGCGGTGTCGGTGCTGCTGCTGGGCCTGGTGGGCCTGCAAGTCCCGGCCGCCGAAACGGTGGTGAAGGTGCTGGGCACCTTCAAATTCAACGACGTGCTGTTTCAGGGCCTGCTGAGCTTCCTGCTGTTCGCGGGGGCACTCAGCCTCAACACCGGCGAACTGTTCCGCCAGCGCACGGCGGTGCTGACCTTCGCCCTGGTGTCCACCGCGCTGTCCATCGTGCTGGTGGGGGCGCTGGTCTACGGCCTGCTGCATCTGGTGGGCCTGGGCGTGTCGTGGCCGTTCGCGCTGCTGTTCGGGGCGATCATCTCGCCCACCGACCCGGTGGCCGTGCTGGACCTGCTCAAGCGGGCCAAGGTGCCGGCGCGGCTGGAAGCGCTGGTGGCCGGCGAGAGCCTGTTCAATGACGGCATCGGGGTGGTGGCCTTCGCCGTCATCGCCGCCATCGCCAGCGGCGCGGGGCACGCCTCCCCCACACCGCTGGCGGTGGCCGGGCTGTTCGCGCAGGAGGCGCTGGGCGGAGTGCTGTTCGGGGCTGTCCTCGGGTACCTCGCCTACCTGCTGCTGCGGCAGGTGGACGACTACGTGGTGGAGGTGCTGATCACGCTGGCGGTGGTGACCGGCGGATACGCGCTGGCCGACCTGCTGCACCTGTCGGGACCGCTGGCGATGGTGGTGGCCGGCCTGCTGATCGGCCAGCTGAACGACCGGGGCGTGCTGTCCGATACGTCCAAGCCGCACTTCGACGGCTTCTGGCACCTCACCGACGAGATTCTCAACACCGGCCTCTTTGTGCTGATCGCTCTAGAAGTGGTGGCGGTCTCGTTCTCACCGCTGACGCTCCTGCTGGGGCTGGCCTGCGTGCCGATCGTGCTGTTTTCCAGGGCCGTCAGCGTGCAGCTGCCGCTGAGCCTGCTGGGGCGGCGGTATTCCTTCTCGCCCTTCACCGCCCAGGTGATGACCTGGGGCGGGCTGCGCGGCGGCATCGCGGTGGCGCTGGCCTTCAGCGTCCCGCCGGGTCCACAGCACGACATCTTCCTGGTGCTGACCTACGTGGTGGTGGTGTTTTCGATCGTGGTGCAGGGCCTGACCATGGGCCGCCTGGCCCGCCGGGCGGCGGGCGCCCTGCCGGAGTCGGCCGCCTGA
- a CDS encoding MFS transporter, whose translation MSRRPVRLRIQFAEPWQRTLWVMVLSQLITQTAFTLALPFLPLFIQRLGVPGAERAALWAGVSATASGVAMAVMAPVWGRLADRYGAKAMVLRATFAGVVVVGLMGLVTAPAPLVLLRLLQGLLTGTVSASNTLVAGAVPPRQLGSSMGLMQTAVFAGAAGGPLLGGFIADRLGYRLPFGVTAALLLLSGLLVLFGTERGTHPRPAADPAAPRPERPHARVVGALILPIIVVNFLDQLAGSIVGPVLPLVISDLSGPDVGHVASQTGAVLGAVAVSASIGALLSGRLSDRWSAGRVLVYSAGGAALFAALQALAPSVLLLGVGRVLMGLCIGGTIPAANALMGRLIRPEERGVAFGLTASAGAFGFALGPLLGALLVHLDLRAPFLLTGVLLAAEALWVLRARL comes from the coding sequence GTGTCGCGCCGTCCCGTCCGCCTCCGGATCCAGTTCGCCGAACCGTGGCAGCGGACGCTGTGGGTGATGGTGCTGTCGCAGCTGATCACGCAGACGGCCTTCACGCTGGCCCTGCCATTTCTGCCGCTGTTCATCCAGCGGCTGGGCGTGCCGGGGGCTGAACGGGCGGCGCTGTGGGCCGGCGTGTCGGCCACGGCCAGCGGCGTCGCCATGGCGGTGATGGCCCCGGTGTGGGGTCGCCTGGCCGACCGATACGGCGCCAAAGCCATGGTGCTGCGCGCCACCTTCGCCGGGGTGGTGGTGGTGGGCTTGATGGGACTGGTCACCGCGCCGGCCCCGCTGGTGCTGCTGCGGCTGCTGCAGGGCCTGCTGACCGGCACCGTCTCGGCCTCCAACACGCTGGTGGCGGGGGCCGTGCCGCCGCGCCAGTTGGGGTCCAGCATGGGTCTGATGCAGACGGCGGTCTTCGCGGGTGCGGCGGGCGGGCCGCTGCTGGGCGGTTTCATCGCCGACCGGCTCGGCTACCGGCTGCCTTTTGGGGTGACGGCCGCGCTGCTGCTGCTCTCGGGCCTGCTGGTGCTGTTCGGCACCGAACGCGGCACGCATCCCCGCCCGGCCGCCGACCCCGCCGCGCCGCGACCGGAGCGGCCCCACGCCCGCGTGGTGGGCGCCCTGATCCTGCCGATCATCGTGGTGAACTTTCTGGATCAGCTGGCCGGCTCGATCGTGGGGCCGGTGCTGCCGCTGGTGATCTCGGACCTGTCGGGGCCGGACGTGGGGCATGTGGCCAGCCAGACCGGCGCGGTGCTGGGGGCCGTGGCGGTCAGCGCCAGCATCGGCGCGCTGCTGTCGGGGCGGCTCTCGGACCGCTGGTCGGCCGGGCGGGTGCTGGTGTACTCGGCGGGCGGCGCGGCGTTGTTCGCCGCGCTGCAGGCATTGGCACCCAGTGTGCTGCTGCTGGGTGTGGGGCGGGTGCTGATGGGGCTGTGCATCGGCGGCACCATCCCGGCCGCCAACGCCCTGATGGGCCGCCTGATCCGGCCGGAGGAACGCGGGGTGGCCTTCGGCCTGACCGCCAGCGCCGGGGCGTTCGGCTTCGCGCTGGGACCGCTGCTGGGCGCGCTGCTGGTCCACCTGGACCTGCGCGCGCCGTTCCTGCTGACCGGCGTGCTGCTGGCCGCCGAAGCGCTGTGGGTGTTGCGCGCCCGGCTGTGA
- a CDS encoding putative bifunctional diguanylate cyclase/phosphodiesterase, with protein MKPPLAEVETQVHTDIEWRRPLLFALPAAAIAFLLGMVLDGPSGQGSLYDALSYPLAFTFVSCLSVVLWLVPRRINVVVTVLVLAMSAFFLGKLIYILFLMPQTVRVQLEMTETFFWIPALQVLSFFIPNLRGARQASITFFTVFLLVSLAYLAVTMHGGTTWGIVFSLSELNLANLMLFAVTNTFIGFKEKYVRSVSEHDTMRQLVGTDLLTGLPNRQKVHEVMVESIAAHRSFALLFIDLDGFKLINDTLGHATGDWVLRATAQRLTRQRDVVHVAARLSGDEFVMLLYARPEEATAQARALLTELAQPVVVDGQVIHLSASIGMSMYPDDGREPQELLQHADSAMYTVKTFGKNGVRRFEQGADSAIERLKLLERALMQAMSAGQLHLVYQPICSLADGTVKKLETLLRWTHPTLGMVSAAEFIPIAESNGQIVAIGAWALRAACQQARRWNDSTGRAITVSVNVSPLQFTQANFVDLVRSALDDANLPASALEIELTESAVMRRLDIVRSSLRELQQLGVKIAIDDFGTGYSSLSYLRDLPINCVKIDRSFVRDLSTPRRAPQFSLAIIEAIIGIAATLDLQVVAEGVETGKQLDMLRDLGCDLGQGYFLSPPLEENAALDAFIAPPLWSASDVSSPLH; from the coding sequence ATGAAGCCTCCCCTTGCCGAGGTCGAAACCCAGGTACACACGGACATCGAATGGCGCCGTCCGCTGCTGTTTGCTCTTCCCGCTGCGGCCATCGCCTTCCTGCTGGGCATGGTGCTGGACGGTCCCAGCGGCCAGGGATCCCTCTATGACGCCCTGAGCTACCCGCTGGCATTCACCTTCGTGAGCTGCCTGTCGGTGGTGTTGTGGCTGGTGCCGCGAAGAATCAACGTGGTGGTCACGGTGCTGGTGCTGGCCATGAGCGCCTTCTTCCTCGGGAAGTTGATCTACATCCTGTTCCTGATGCCGCAGACGGTGCGGGTGCAGCTGGAGATGACCGAGACCTTCTTCTGGATCCCGGCGCTGCAGGTGCTGTCATTCTTCATTCCCAATCTCCGGGGCGCCCGGCAGGCCTCCATCACCTTCTTCACCGTCTTCCTGCTGGTGAGTCTGGCGTACCTGGCCGTCACCATGCACGGCGGCACCACCTGGGGCATCGTCTTCTCGCTGTCGGAACTGAACCTTGCCAACCTGATGCTGTTCGCGGTGACCAACACCTTCATCGGCTTCAAGGAGAAATACGTGCGTTCGGTGTCGGAGCACGACACCATGCGGCAGCTGGTCGGCACCGACCTCCTGACCGGCCTGCCGAACCGTCAGAAGGTCCACGAGGTGATGGTCGAGTCCATCGCCGCGCACCGCTCGTTCGCGCTGCTGTTCATTGACCTGGACGGCTTCAAGCTGATCAACGACACCCTGGGCCACGCCACCGGCGACTGGGTCCTGCGGGCCACCGCCCAGCGATTGACCCGTCAGCGCGATGTGGTGCACGTCGCCGCCCGGTTGAGCGGCGACGAGTTCGTGATGCTGCTGTACGCCCGCCCGGAGGAGGCCACCGCGCAGGCCCGGGCCCTGTTGACCGAGCTGGCGCAGCCGGTGGTGGTGGACGGCCAGGTGATTCACCTGTCGGCCAGCATCGGCATGAGCATGTACCCGGACGACGGCCGGGAGCCGCAGGAACTGTTGCAGCACGCCGACAGCGCCATGTACACGGTCAAGACCTTCGGCAAGAACGGGGTACGGCGCTTCGAGCAGGGCGCCGACTCGGCCATCGAGCGGTTGAAACTGCTGGAGCGGGCGCTGATGCAGGCGATGAGCGCCGGGCAGCTGCACCTGGTGTACCAGCCGATCTGCTCGCTGGCCGACGGCACCGTCAAGAAACTCGAGACGCTGCTGCGCTGGACCCACCCCACCCTCGGCATGGTGTCGGCCGCAGAGTTCATTCCGATTGCGGAGAGCAACGGGCAGATCGTGGCCATCGGGGCCTGGGCGCTGCGGGCCGCCTGTCAGCAGGCGCGACGCTGGAACGACAGCACCGGGCGGGCCATCACCGTCAGCGTGAACGTCTCGCCGCTGCAGTTCACCCAGGCGAATTTTGTGGACCTGGTGCGTTCGGCGCTGGACGACGCCAACCTGCCGGCCTCGGCGCTGGAGATCGAGCTGACGGAGAGCGCCGTGATGCGGCGGCTGGACATCGTGCGGTCCTCGCTGCGGGAGCTGCAGCAGCTGGGCGTCAAGATCGCCATCGACGACTTCGGTACCGGCTACTCGTCGCTGTCCTACCTGCGCGACCTGCCGATCAACTGCGTCAAGATCGACCGCTCGTTCGTGCGCGACCTGAGCACGCCGCGGCGCGCCCCGCAGTTCTCGCTGGCGATCATCGAGGCGATCATCGGCATCGCCGCGACCTTGGACCTGCAGGTGGTGGCCGAGGGCGTGGAGACCGGCAAGCAGCTCGACATGCTTCGTGACCTGGGCTGCGATCTGGGACAGGGGTATTTCCTGTCGCCTCCGCTGGAGGAAAACGCCGCGCTCGACGCGTTTATCGCGCCGCCGCTCTGGTCGGCCAGCGATGTGTCGTCCCCGCTTCATTAA
- a CDS encoding general stress protein, producing MTKNDGRGFAGMDEDRRREIASEGGRAAHESGNAHEFTSEEAREAGRKGGEAVSQDRQHMAEIGQKGGEASRSRGESQRGGSSEQHAEAGRTGGENAQGGNTR from the coding sequence ATGACGAAGAATGATGGCCGTGGATTTGCCGGCATGGACGAGGACCGGCGGCGCGAGATCGCCAGCGAAGGCGGCCGGGCGGCGCATGAGAGTGGCAATGCCCATGAGTTCACCAGCGAGGAAGCCCGCGAGGCCGGCCGCAAGGGGGGCGAGGCCGTGAGCCAGGACCGTCAGCATATGGCCGAGATTGGTCAGAAGGGGGGCGAAGCGTCGCGCAGTCGCGGCGAGAGCCAGCGTGGCGGCAGCAGCGAGCAGCACGCCGAGGCCGGACGCACGGGCGGAGAGAACGCGCAGGGCGGCAACACCAGGTAA
- a CDS encoding acyltransferase: protein MTDGGASALVPGAAAPATTSDRHTAIDVFRGLTILEVIGHHASGMALRHATPESGLHALLTVLNRSLHFAVPAFMFLSAMILTRSLLRRFDAGRYFSRRLLRGGWPYVLWTGVYAVWYVWTGLRPAEHLADPQRWTLWLLYGKASYHLYFLLVALQLYVVLPLLLPLARRRPTLPLAFALGLALQLGLYLLNREALRLPFPASSLLWYALPVAVGARSGEYGAWWRAHRRKLLPLLALVYAAYLPLALAYLRGEPVTPVVYSGLSWVYTTLCALTLLGLATSAGRLPRAVTVPLAALGTVSLQVYLLHPMLLQLLERAGFPGASVAFALTVAAYGLSALLIPALVGWALRGTRLSVLLFGR from the coding sequence GTGACGGACGGCGGAGCTTCGGCCCTGGTGCCCGGGGCGGCCGCACCCGCAACGACCTCGGACCGCCATACGGCCATTGACGTGTTCCGGGGGCTGACCATCCTGGAGGTGATCGGCCATCACGCCAGCGGCATGGCCCTGCGCCACGCGACCCCCGAATCCGGCCTGCATGCCCTGTTGACGGTCCTGAACCGGTCGCTGCACTTCGCGGTGCCGGCATTCATGTTCCTGAGCGCGATGATCCTGACCCGCAGCCTGCTGCGGCGCTTCGACGCCGGGCGCTACTTCAGCCGGCGGCTGCTGCGCGGCGGCTGGCCATATGTGTTGTGGACCGGCGTCTATGCGGTGTGGTACGTGTGGACCGGCCTGCGCCCGGCCGAGCATCTGGCGGACCCTCAACGCTGGACGCTCTGGCTGCTGTATGGCAAGGCCAGTTACCACCTGTACTTCCTGCTGGTGGCGCTCCAGCTGTACGTGGTGCTGCCGTTGCTGCTGCCGCTGGCCCGGCGGCGGCCCACGCTGCCGCTGGCATTCGCGCTGGGCCTGGCGCTGCAGCTCGGCCTGTACCTGCTCAACCGGGAGGCGCTGCGGCTGCCGTTTCCGGCCAGTTCCCTGCTGTGGTACGCCCTGCCGGTGGCGGTGGGCGCCCGCTCCGGCGAGTACGGCGCGTGGTGGCGGGCCCACCGGCGGAAGCTGCTGCCGCTGCTGGCGCTGGTCTACGCCGCGTACCTGCCGCTGGCGCTGGCGTACCTGCGCGGCGAGCCGGTCACTCCGGTGGTGTACAGCGGCCTGTCGTGGGTGTACACCACCCTGTGCGCCCTGACGCTCCTGGGGCTGGCGACCAGTGCCGGTCGGCTGCCGCGCGCGGTCACCGTGCCGCTGGCGGCCCTCGGGACGGTCAGCCTGCAGGTGTACCTGCTGCACCCGATGCTGCTGCAGCTGCTGGAACGCGCCGGGTTTCCCGGTGCCAGCGTGGCCTTCGCGCTGACGGTCGCGGCCTACGGGCTGAGCGCCCTGCTGATCCCGGCGCTGGTGGGCTGGGCGCTGCGCGGGACCCGGCTGAGCGTGCTGCTGTTCGGTCGCTGA
- a CDS encoding alpha/beta hydrolase family protein produces MRLLALLLTLLLAAPVAAALSPSVLLRRLDQPDGPSYLLVPHPCLQQRRCPLMVVSHPRGQSAERLLQSTPFSAYVEALTGADIAVLLSNDGGPTGWGRPAALTRLDELHRESVAQFQYSGHTYAFGVSMGGLTALRSALAGPYPVSGVVLLDAWADLRVAWAVPGSHRRELEEAYVLSGPMPPTLDPLVLAEAGPRLPLLVMGSRDDAVVPFMDNGLPLFERAAAPGVSTLVTLHGPHLGGSHFSPALAQRVVQFVTALERLDGGCEDACGAPDQLVEP; encoded by the coding sequence ATGCGCCTGCTTGCCCTCCTGCTGACGCTGTTGCTGGCGGCGCCCGTGGCCGCCGCCCTGTCCCCGTCGGTGCTGCTCAGACGGCTGGATCAGCCCGACGGCCCGTCGTATCTGCTGGTGCCGCACCCCTGTCTGCAGCAGCGGCGCTGCCCGTTGATGGTGGTGTCGCATCCGCGGGGCCAGAGCGCCGAGCGCCTGCTGCAGAGCACGCCCTTCAGCGCCTACGTAGAGGCGCTGACCGGTGCCGACATCGCGGTGCTGCTGAGCAACGACGGGGGTCCGACCGGCTGGGGCCGGCCGGCCGCGCTGACCCGGCTGGATGAGCTGCACCGCGAGAGTGTGGCGCAGTTTCAGTACAGCGGGCACACCTATGCCTTCGGCGTGAGCATGGGCGGCCTGACCGCGCTGCGCAGCGCCCTGGCCGGCCCGTATCCGGTGTCCGGCGTGGTGCTGCTGGACGCCTGGGCCGACCTGCGGGTGGCCTGGGCCGTGCCGGGCAGCCACCGCCGCGAGCTGGAGGAGGCCTACGTCCTGTCGGGGCCGATGCCGCCCACCCTCGATCCGCTGGTGCTGGCGGAGGCCGGGCCGCGGCTGCCGCTGCTGGTGATGGGCAGCCGTGACGACGCGGTGGTGCCGTTTATGGACAACGGCCTGCCGCTCTTCGAGCGGGCCGCGGCCCCGGGCGTCAGCACCCTGGTCACGCTGCACGGCCCGCATCTGGGCGGCAGCCATTTCAGTCCGGCGCTGGCCCAGCGGGTGGTGCAGTTCGTGACGGCGCTGGAGCGGCTGGACGGCGGCTGCGAGGACGCGTGCGGCGCGCCGGACCAGCTGGTCGAGCCGTGA